Proteins encoded in a region of the Acipenser ruthenus chromosome 43, fAciRut3.2 maternal haplotype, whole genome shotgun sequence genome:
- the LOC117409960 gene encoding uncharacterized protein LOC117409960: MISAILDLKAGGEKIFLEFAKTKSLSDSTRRLLVNMLVADMIEKHGRVPPSSVCTKHALGIVTLLPYLKDPDSSNGYEHYCDAESGSGYLAWRIKTVQRNTSHGTKKRSMSTYQDGPKAKRASHSTVDECREAISVLQHSTDESLVKEKMRATFKHRQNIVQDPEKSSTILGVFPRFLDIPGLIDQDFTMLFGEDASGKFLAKWPTLLRPGSSQTARTYPPVPIWKPSSLLCSTTLMIWVGTSMVTFLAQVGREQPFLLCVGEQKNIIQIFYIVVDQKAIPVYTLMFPQLVG, encoded by the exons ATGATCAGTGCCATCCTTGACTTGAAGGCAGGTGGTGAAAAGATATTCCTTGAGTTTGCCAAAACCAAGAGTCTCTCTGATAGCACCCGTAGGCTATTAGTGAACATGCTTGTGGCAGATATGATTGAGAAGCATGG GAGGGTCCCCCCATCAAGTGTGTGCACCAAGCATGCCCTGGGAATCGTGACTTTATTACCCTATTTGAAGGATCCAGATTCAAGTAATGGATAT GAACACTACTGCGATGCCGAAAGTGGATCGGGTTACCTGGCCTGGAGGATTAAGACTGTCCAACGCAACACATCACATGGGACCAAGAAGAGATCCATGTCCACATACCAAGATGGTCCAAAGGCTAAGCGGGCTTCACATTCAACTGTTGACGAATGCAGAGAGGCGATATCTGTGCTTCAGCATTCAACTGACGAGTCACTGGTCAAGGAGAAGATGAGGGCaacattcaaacacagacagaacaTTGTGCAGGATCCAGAGAAGTCCTCAACCATCTTGGGCGTCTTCCCCCGATTCCTTGACATACCAGGCTTG ATCGACCAAGACTTCACAATGCTGTTTGGAGAGGATGCATCTGGCAAGTTCCTGGCGAAATGGCCAACTTTGTTGAGACCAGGGTCATCGCAGACTGCAAGAACCTACCCCCCAGTGCCCATTTGGAAGCCCTCCTCTCTTCTGTGCAGCACGACTCTGATGATTTGG GTGGGGACGAGCATGGTGACCTTCCTTGCGCAAGTTGGACGTGAACAGCCCTTCCTCCTCTGTGTTGGCGAACAAAAGAACATCATCCAGATATTCTACATCGTCGTTGACCAGAAGGCCATTCCAGTTTATACTCTGATGTTTCCACAACTAGTTGGGTGA